Genomic DNA from Edaphobacter lichenicola:
CGTCTCGCATCAGCCGTGCGGGGAATCGTCACCTGAGAAGAGCGCTTTACATGCCGGCGCCAGTCGCATCTCGTTGCGATCCCACGCAAAAGCCTTTTTCGAAAGCCTGCTGGCTCGAAAGAAAGCCCGTCTACAGGCGATCATCGCTGTTGCGCGAAAGCTGCTCCATGCCATGTTTCCGTAGGTCAGGCTTCCTCAACAGAGTTCATTCCTCGGTACGAGGCCATTTCTCGAAGCAATCGTGGAACCGCATGCTGAATGAACCCTATAGCGTGCTGTCGACAGTTGACAATGATCTCTCTTGATTTGCTCCATGGAATGAAATACCGGCGCGAGGCCTAAAAGGGAAAGTCATCAGTCCCGACAATCCGGCCGATTTCGACTAAGCATAGAAAGGATGACCTCAATGGCCATTGCACTGCGCAAGCGATTAACCGCAGGATTACTTCCGGATTGCCGACCAACCGTCCAGAACCAGATCAGCGGCACCAGACCCTATGCTCGCGAAGAGGGATGAGATTGCTCGAAAGCGACGGCCTCGATCCCACCACGAAAAGTGTGTGGTTCTCTTCCAGCCGATCGAGTGCGGCGTTCAGCTCCGCGACAACGGCCTCGGCCATCGGCAACGACGGTTAAGCAGACCCAGTAGACTGCTGAAGCCGGTGCATGTTTAAGTGCATGTTAGCACCGGAATTCGATGCATTTAGACGCAACGCATCCTCCCAGAGTGCCACATGATGTTCACTGAGATCCGTGATCGCCGCCGCGCGTTGCGGTACCGCATCTGGTGGTGCGGCAGATTACGCGGGATTTTGTGTTTGCACCAGAGCCGCTAAGAGGTTGTCGAGGTCGGCTGGGTTAACGTCACTGACTGCGACGATGCGGAGATCTGGTGTGGTGGCGGTGTGGATGGTGAAGCCTGCGCGGGAGCCCGGCAGAGTGGACAGATTTGGGGTGGTGGATCGTTGCGTGAGGAAGATGGAGACCTCGTGTTTGTGGATGGTAAATAGGAGCAGCGCCGCGGGCTGACCGTTGAGGTAGGTAAGGTCTGCGCCTTTGAGGGTGGTGTCGGGTGGAAGAGCTGCGACATCGGGAAGATTGAAGCTGAAGGGGAGACGGCCCTGGAACCAGGGTTTGACGGTGTGACGGTCGGTGGAGATGACCTGTGGGGTGGCTGCGCTGGAGAGGGTGGCGAGATGCTGGTCGAGGAGTTCGGCCGCAAGGGTATTGGTTCGATTAAGCTGACGCCAACTGGGGAGTGAGATCGTCAGCAGGATCGCTGCGGCGAGGGCTGCCCAGGCTGCGGGACGGATGGAGTAGATACGCGTAGGTATTTTCGTTTGCGGCTGCGGGTTTGTTTGAGTCTGAGGCTTTGTCTGCAACTGCGATTGGGAACGGAGTTGTGCCGTGAGGCGAGCGAGCGCTTCAGGCGGTGGAGCGAAGCGGTGACCAGCACGCGCGGTGGCGGCTTTGAGTTGCGTGGCGGAGAGGACACGCAGAGTACAGTCGTGGCAGGTGGTGAGATGCTGCTCGATTCCGTAGCATTCGGTGGGTGGCAGTTCGCCGTCGATGAAGGCGTTGAGCCTGTCCGGGTTGAGATGTTCGATGACTTGAGGCGTTTGACTCATAGAGATTCCCCGAGCTGCGGCTGCAAGAGTTGACGGAGGGTGCGGCGGGCGCGCGAGATGCGCGACATAACTGTGCCGATGGGGACGTCGAGAATGAGGGCGATGTCTTTGTACTTAATCTCTTCAACGTCGCAGAGGAGCAGAACTTCGCGGAGTTGTGGCAAAAGCTGCTCGAGTGCGATATGGAGAGCTGCCTGGTTGTTGAGGCGGATGAGATTGTCTTCCGGAGTGGGGCCAGAGGAGGTGTCGAGCGTTTCTGGATGGTCTTCGAGGAACACAGTGCGGGAGGCGGCGATGCCGGTACGCGTGGTGAGAAAGGTGTTGTGGAGTATGCGGAAGGTCCAAGCCTTGAAGTTGGTGCCGGACTGGAATGAGCCG
This window encodes:
- a CDS encoding anti-sigma factor family protein; translated protein: MSQTPQVIEHLNPDRLNAFIDGELPPTECYGIEQHLTTCHDCTLRVLSATQLKAATARAGHRFAPPPEALARLTAQLRSQSQLQTKPQTQTNPQPQTKIPTRIYSIRPAAWAALAAAILLTISLPSWRQLNRTNTLAAELLDQHLATLSSAATPQVISTDRHTVKPWFQGRLPFSFNLPDVAALPPDTTLKGADLTYLNGQPAALLLFTIHKHEVSIFLTQRSTTPNLSTLPGSRAGFTIHTATTPDLRIVAVSDVNPADLDNLLAALVQTQNPA
- a CDS encoding sigma-70 family RNA polymerase sigma factor, with protein sequence MLSETNSGDTFEQLALPLIPSLYNHAFWLTRDQAEAEDLVQETFSKALRAFGSFQSGTNFKAWTFRILHNTFLTTRTGIAASRTVFLEDHPETLDTSSGPTPEDNLIRLNNQAALHIALEQLLPQLREVLLLCDVEEIKYKDIALILDVPIGTVMSRISRARRTLRQLLQPQLGESL